One stretch of Cygnus olor isolate bCygOlo1 chromosome 1, bCygOlo1.pri.v2, whole genome shotgun sequence DNA includes these proteins:
- the FAM3B gene encoding protein FAM3B isoform X1, with translation MWQSRQNIVKLSGLLLASLLAWYTGYLFAGLLSEDSMSTSITYLQDIGKKPVLKAPVPKRQKCDHWSPCLPGSYAYRVRSGGGRENLAKICFEDELIISEEKGNVGRGINIAIVNYKTGKMISAKFFDMWEGEHSEEMATFIKNAPQGSLLLMVTHDDGSTRLKSDAKTLIEALGSKEIQNMKFRSSWAFIAAKGFKLPDDIQTEKINHSDNKKNRYSGWPAEIVIEGCIPRNLI, from the exons ATATTGTGAAATTATCAGGGCTCCTGTTGGCATCACTGTTGGCTTGGTACACGGGATACTTATTCGCTGGTCTTTTATCCGAAGACTCAATGTCAACATCTATCACTTATCTTCAAGACATTGGAAAGAAACCAGTGTTGAAGG CTCCAGTTcccaaaaggcaaaaatgtgaTCACTGGTCTCCCTGCTTACCTGGGAGCTACGCCTATCGGGTTCGTAGTGGCGGTGGCAGAGAAAATCTGgctaaaatctgttttgaggATGAGCT GATTATAAGTGAAGAGAAGGGTAATGTTGGAAGAGGTATAAACATTGCCATTGTGAATT ataaaacaggaaaaatgataTCAGCAAAATTTTTTGACATGTGGGAAGGAG AGCACTCAGAAGAGATGGCGACTTTCATCAAAAATGCACCACAAGGGTCCCTGCTTTTGATGGTGACTCATGATGATGGAAGCACCCG GTTAAAAAGTGATGCCAAAACATTGATAGAAGCCCTGGGaagtaaagaaatacagaatatgaAGTTCAGGTCAAGCTGGGCTTTTATAGCTGCCAAAGGCTTCAAGCTGCCAGATGATATCCAAACAGAAAAG ataaacCACTCTGACAATAAGAAGAACAGATACAGTGGCTGGCCAGCTGAAATTGTGATAGAAGGCTGTATCCCAAGAAACTTGATCTGA
- the FAM3B gene encoding protein FAM3B isoform X2 gives MSTSITYLQDIGKKPVLKAPVPKRQKCDHWSPCLPGSYAYRVRSGGGRENLAKICFEDELIISEEKGNVGRGINIAIVNYKTGKMISAKFFDMWEGEHSEEMATFIKNAPQGSLLLMVTHDDGSTRLKSDAKTLIEALGSKEIQNMKFRSSWAFIAAKGFKLPDDIQTEKINHSDNKKNRYSGWPAEIVIEGCIPRNLI, from the exons ATGTCAACATCTATCACTTATCTTCAAGACATTGGAAAGAAACCAGTGTTGAAGG CTCCAGTTcccaaaaggcaaaaatgtgaTCACTGGTCTCCCTGCTTACCTGGGAGCTACGCCTATCGGGTTCGTAGTGGCGGTGGCAGAGAAAATCTGgctaaaatctgttttgaggATGAGCT GATTATAAGTGAAGAGAAGGGTAATGTTGGAAGAGGTATAAACATTGCCATTGTGAATT ataaaacaggaaaaatgataTCAGCAAAATTTTTTGACATGTGGGAAGGAG AGCACTCAGAAGAGATGGCGACTTTCATCAAAAATGCACCACAAGGGTCCCTGCTTTTGATGGTGACTCATGATGATGGAAGCACCCG GTTAAAAAGTGATGCCAAAACATTGATAGAAGCCCTGGGaagtaaagaaatacagaatatgaAGTTCAGGTCAAGCTGGGCTTTTATAGCTGCCAAAGGCTTCAAGCTGCCAGATGATATCCAAACAGAAAAG ataaacCACTCTGACAATAAGAAGAACAGATACAGTGGCTGGCCAGCTGAAATTGTGATAGAAGGCTGTATCCCAAGAAACTTGATCTGA